In a single window of the Raphanus sativus cultivar WK10039 chromosome 9, ASM80110v3, whole genome shotgun sequence genome:
- the LOC108824199 gene encoding protein WHAT'S THIS FACTOR 1 homolog, chloroplastic — MACLRLLSRTLKSDKPILGPLAKLSWPFPNPNPSFTTRPFSTSFLITKTPDKFKKKRKKPESARTKPVQHDSTRLQHFESLVTRDARFRFLTRSKEFITKQPDRILRLDDAGKLYRELGFPRGRKVTRFIPRHPLVFQTYRHSDGKMWLGFSDLMEDLLEEERDLMDSMELDRVNRVRKLLMMTKDKRILLSKIHHTRLIFGIPDDFRDRVGKYPDYFRVVTGQDGNRILELVNWDPNLSVSELERTFMVDEDKARRAFKFPLKHGKELELGEKDTRKLNQLNTLPLVSPYSDGWKLDVWTLEAEKYRVGIVHEFLSLTLEKRASIHHIVEFKDEFSLTRQTYQMLKKQPSTFYLAGTEMNWTVFLKDGYNGDGVLISKDPQVLFNEKLYKFADMQQMDNDSRPIKR; from the coding sequence ATGGCTTGTCTCCGTCTCTTGTCAAGAACCCTAAAATCAGACAAGCCAATACTCGGACCACTTGCCAAACTCTCCTGGCCTTTCCCAAATCCAAACCCTAGTTTCACAACCCGACCTTTCTCCACCTCATTCCTCATCACCAAAACGCCAGACAAGTTCAAAAAGAAGCGGAAGAAACCCGAATCCGCCAGAACCAAACCCGTCCAACACGACTCGACCCGGCTCCAACATTTCGAATCCCTCGTCACGCGCGACGCCCGTTTCCGATTCCTAACCCGATCCAAAGAGTTCATCACGAAGCAGCCGGATCGGATCCTCCGCCTCGACGACGCGGGCAAGCTCTACCGCGAGCTAGGGTTCCCACGCGGCCGTAAGGTGACTCGTTTCATCCCTAGACACCCTCTCGTCTTTCAGACGTATCGACACAGCGACGGGAAGATGTGGTTAGGGTTTTCGGATCTCATGGAGGATTTGTTAGAGGAAGAGAGAGACTTAATGGATTCGATGGAGCTTGATAGAGTTAATCGTGTACGGAAGCTCTTGATGATGACCAAAGATAAACGGATCTTACTTAGCAAGATCCATCACACTAGATTGATTTTTGGGATTCCAGATGATTTCAGAGACCGGGTCGGGAAATACCCGGATTATTTCCGGGTCGTGACGGGTCAAGATGGGAACCGGATTCTTGAGTTGGTGAATTGGGACCCGAATCTTTCGGTGAGTGAGCTCGAAAGAACATTCATGGTGGACGAAGATAAAGCGAGGAGAGCGTTTAAGTTTCCGTTGAAACATGGTAAAGAACTGGAGCTGGGAGAGAAAGATACGAGGAAGTTGAACCAGTTGAACACGTTACCTTTGGTTTCGCCTTATTCCGATGGTTGGAAGCTGGACGTGTGGACATTGGAAGCAGAGAAGTACCGTGTAGGGATCGTGCACGAGTTCTTGAGCTTGACGTTAGAGAAAAGAGCTTCGATTCATCACATTGTGGAGTTCAAAGACGAGTTTAGCTTGACTAGACAGACTTACCAGATGCTTAAGAAGCAGCCCTCAACCTTTTACTTGGCTGGTACGGAGATGAACTGGACCGTGTTTTTGAAAGATGGTTACAACGGGGATGGTGTTTTGATCAGTAAAGATCCGCAGGTTTTGTTTAATGAAAAGCTATATAAGTTTGCAGATATGCAGCAGATGGACAATGATTCTCGCCCAATAAAAAGATAA
- the LOC130500126 gene encoding uncharacterized protein LOC130500126: protein MKLRSLENNGNSDMEDVSLWRRESGFKSSFSSAETWWLIREENEKCVWAKGVWFSQATPKFAFMVWLANLNRLSTMDRVFVWNPGIDDSCVLCKNARENREHLFFECYYSGKIWESLAKGIMGNSFTNSWSAITHLIAEGRNMDRKKLFCLRYAFHIAMYGVWRERNIVRHGEKITPVNVIKKMMDKGVRNKLSLLRSNRVKGMEDTLQIWFRTRV, encoded by the coding sequence ATGAAGTTGAGAAGTTTGGAGAATAATGGAAATAGTGATATGGAAGATGTGAGTTTGTGGAGAAGAGAGTCGGGATTCAAGAGCAGTTTCTCGTCTGCTGAGACCTGGTGGCTTATTAGAGAAGAGAATGAGAAATGTGTCTGGGCAAAAGGAGTATGGTTCTCCCAAGCAACTCCAAAGTTTGCTTTTATGGTATGGTTGGCTAATCTTAATAGGCTTTCTACTATGGACAGAGTCTTTGTTTGGAATCCAGGAATAGATGATAGCTGTGTGCTGTGTAAAAATGCGAGGGAGAACAGAGAGCATTTGTTTTTTGAATGCTACTATTCAGGCAAGATTTGGGAAAGTCTCGCTAAGGGAATTATGGGTAATTCATTTACAAATTCTTGGTCTGCTATCACTCACTTGATTGCTGAGGGGCGTAATATGGATAGGAAGAAGTTATTTTGCCTGAGATATGCTTTTCATATAGCGATGTATGGAGTTTGGAGGGAGAGAAACATAGTAAGGCATGGTGAGAAGATTACACCAGTGAATGTGATCAAGAAGATGATGGATAAGGGTGTGAGGAACAAGCTCAGTTTACTGAGATCGAATAGAGTTAAAGGAATGGAGGATACTTTACAGATTTGGTTTCGTACAAGAGTGTGA